GCTCAACTCATAAAAGAACCCAAACTTttcccttctctctctctcaaatctttttctgtttcttgaAATACCCATTTCTTGAAATGGCATCCACTTCACTAATTGACACTCTTTTTCAACGCACATTAGATGATATAATAAAGGGTCTTCGCCATCAACAAACAGGAGAGTCCGctttcatttcaaaaattGTTGAAGAAATTCGCAGGGAGATCAAATCAACAGACTTGCATACTAAATCGGTAGCCTTACAGAAACTCACATATCTTAATTCACTTCATTTTATTGACATGTCATGGGCTGCTTTTCATGCTGTTGAGTGCATTTCTTCACCTAATTTCTCTCACAAGAAATTGGGTTATCTTGCAATTTCACAGTCTTTTCATGAATCAACTCCTGTTATGTTGTTGATTACTAATCAATTAAGAAAAGATCTCAAGAGTAGTAATGAGTTTGAGGTTAGTTTAGCTCTTGAATGTTTATCTACTATTGGTACTGTCGATTTATGTAGAGATCTTACTAATGAAGTTTTCATTTTGATGTCAAGTTCTAAGCTTTTTGTTAGAAAGAAAGCTATTGGTGTTGTTTTGAGGGTTTTTGACAAATATCCAGATGCGGTCAGGGTTTGTTTTAAGAGGCTTGTTGAATGTTTAGATGGTACTGATCCACAGATTATGTCTGCTGTTATTGGGGTGTTTTGTGAGCTTGCTTTAAAGGATCCTAAATCTTATCTTCCTTTAGCACCTGAgttttataagattttgattGATTCAAGGAACAATTGGGTGTTGATTAAAGTGTTAAAGATTTTTGCAAAGTTGGCTCCTTTAGAGCCTAGGTTAGCTAAAAGGGTTGTTGAACCAATTTGTGATCATATGAGAAGAACGGAGGCTAAATCATTGATATTTGAGTCTATTAGGACTGTGGTGACTAGTTTTACTGGCTATGAATCTGCAGTAAAGCTTGCGGTAAGCAGAATTCGCGAGTTTTTGGTGGATGATGATCAGAATCTTAAGTACCTTGGATTGCATGCATTGGCAATTATAGCACCTAAGCATCTATGGGCTGTGTTAGAGAATAAGGAGGTTGTGATAGAGTCTCTCAGTGATGCTGATCCTAATGTAAAAGGCGAGTCTTTGCGTCTAGTTATGGCAATGGTCTCTGAGAGTAATGTGGTGGAAATATGCAGGGTTTTGATCAATTATGCACTCAAATCTGATCCTGAGTTCTGCAATGAGATTCTTGCTTCAATTTTATCAAAGTGTTCCCAGAATGTATACGAGGTTATAGTTGACTTTGATTGGTATGCGTCACTTCTTGGGGAAATGTCAAGGATTCCACACTGCCAAAAATCAGAAGAAATTGAGAATCAGCTTATTGATATAGGTATGAGGGTCAGGGATGTTAGACTGGAGCTTGTTCGGATCGGTCGTGATCTGCTGATTGATCCTGCATTACTTGGGAATTCTTTCTTGCACAGGATATTATCTGCTGCTGCTTGGGTCTGTGGGGAGTATGTGGAATTTTCGAGGAATCCTATTGAACTCATGGAGGCACTGCTGCAGCCTCGTACAAGTCTCTTGCCTCCATCAATCAGAACTGTTTACATGCAGTCTGctttcaaaattttagtattttgtcTACACTCATATTTCTTATACAAGGAAAACAATACTGCTGATATGATATCGGAAGTCAGAGATTTCACATCCCATAGAGAATCCCCAGGAAGTTCTGATTTAGCTGCAAACAAACCACCTGCTTATTATGAGCAGGATGAAGGATTCAATCCAAGGGACTCAAATAAATCATATGAAGATCTTTCTATCATGGATACTGGGGATGATCGAACATCTAATCTTTTGGAGAAAGGTTTTACGCATGAATCTATTATTAAGCTGTTAAACTTAATTGAATTGGCCTTTGGTCCACTATCAGGAAGCTGTGATGTTGAAGTACAGGAGCTAGCAAGGAATGTACTTGGATTTCTTGAGTTGATAAAGCAAGAAATATGTGATTGTTTCTCTTCCAAAGACATAGGTTTTAAAGGAGATATGAAAGCATCCAAAGTTGTTGACTTGGTGC
The Ricinus communis isolate WT05 ecotype wild-type chromosome 1, ASM1957865v1, whole genome shotgun sequence DNA segment above includes these coding regions:
- the LOC8286416 gene encoding AP-3 complex subunit delta, with product MASTSLIDTLFQRTLDDIIKGLRHQQTGESAFISKIVEEIRREIKSTDLHTKSVALQKLTYLNSLHFIDMSWAAFHAVECISSPNFSHKKLGYLAISQSFHESTPVMLLITNQLRKDLKSSNEFEVSLALECLSTIGTVDLCRDLTNEVFILMSSSKLFVRKKAIGVVLRVFDKYPDAVRVCFKRLVECLDGTDPQIMSAVIGVFCELALKDPKSYLPLAPEFYKILIDSRNNWVLIKVLKIFAKLAPLEPRLAKRVVEPICDHMRRTEAKSLIFESIRTVVTSFTGYESAVKLAVSRIREFLVDDDQNLKYLGLHALAIIAPKHLWAVLENKEVVIESLSDADPNVKGESLRLVMAMVSESNVVEICRVLINYALKSDPEFCNEILASILSKCSQNVYEVIVDFDWYASLLGEMSRIPHCQKSEEIENQLIDIGMRVRDVRLELVRIGRDLLIDPALLGNSFLHRILSAAAWVCGEYVEFSRNPIELMEALLQPRTSLLPPSIRTVYMQSAFKILVFCLHSYFLYKENNTADMISEVRDFTSHRESPGSSDLAANKPPAYYEQDEGFNPRDSNKSYEDLSIMDTGDDRTSNLLEKGFTHESIIKLLNLIELAFGPLSGSCDVEVQELARNVLGFLELIKQEICDCFSSKDIGFKGDMKASKVVDLVHDAFSEDLGPVSVNAQERVPIPDGLVLKENLADLEEICGNVQLPLSNSFSLGSPYGESIGASESIPPSKEELEPSSESSSLLAEHRKRHGLYYLPSEKNEITTNDYPPANDPKSGISTNDDAQDLVKLADQSLISKRKPNYAKPRPVVVKLDEGDVAPINAKKPEIKDDLLSDAVREVLLGNTTIPALSQGNSSDKLSSKRKGKEKQNVDLPESRENLGGEKPDLGNSSSRKSKHRSQGKERSKKSTEKNNTDEREDHEEKGKQKSKHRHGRHKTRQRAETRLNLVAQTPVIPDFLL